From Halobacillus sp. Marseille-Q1614, the proteins below share one genomic window:
- a CDS encoding amylo-alpha-1,6-glucosidase translates to MDIKTTPMSHFGSYMALTYQESQEAEKNGLYVNAVRGKSKQHQNSLKIIPTKNGEPVAYKYEANEFQISISFDGGEIKVCFEDDRRIFVKGSGKNVGLSLDTQPVYNFEYNYLLGKPGEEYCIVNSYKNLTKYMIFAPKGCVSLKQNVFMDTTGSTNKADNLSSIQIESDSSDFLCVIEDIPTNGAVPVDREYSFEKALEKSTSHFEKFLSKQPAVPEKYQQTLREAAYLNWTCTANAEGLLKRKAVYMSNSNFPGVWSWDNAFNGLALAGVDNQLAWDQFQLLFDHQDELGQIPGSVSDSTIRWNFCKPPIQGFFVLKMMERIELTTEQLEQMYDQIKSHVRYYFRYKDSNGDGICEYHHGNDSGQDNSTVFRNADVIDSPDLTAFLIKSMDMLAVVADKLDRRQDKAYWEEESKKVTERFCDYFLVDDLPVARFMRTGEIIESQSILPLVSIILADKLPKSARENMINELSSDKHLTDWGIASEALNSSYYEEDAYWRGPIWAPTTLLFIDAFEECGERELASEVAEKFLKMCKHNGFAEVFHAETGEGLRDLAHTWTSSVFIHLAARQKQ, encoded by the coding sequence TTGGATATAAAAACGACCCCAATGAGCCACTTCGGTTCTTATATGGCACTGACTTATCAGGAAAGCCAGGAAGCCGAAAAAAATGGTTTATATGTAAACGCTGTACGAGGAAAATCTAAGCAGCACCAGAATTCACTTAAGATTATTCCTACAAAAAATGGAGAACCTGTTGCCTACAAGTATGAAGCAAACGAGTTCCAAATTTCCATTTCTTTTGACGGCGGAGAAATCAAAGTCTGCTTTGAAGATGATAGAAGAATTTTTGTAAAAGGAAGCGGGAAAAATGTCGGTCTCTCTTTAGACACCCAGCCTGTTTACAATTTTGAATATAATTATCTGCTAGGAAAACCCGGTGAAGAATACTGTATCGTCAACAGCTACAAAAACCTGACGAAATATATGATTTTTGCTCCAAAAGGCTGTGTTTCTCTAAAGCAAAATGTCTTTATGGACACGACCGGCAGCACCAATAAAGCCGATAACTTATCCAGCATACAGATTGAATCCGATAGTAGTGATTTCTTATGTGTAATCGAAGATATTCCAACAAACGGCGCTGTGCCGGTCGATCGGGAATACAGCTTTGAAAAAGCACTTGAGAAAAGTACCAGCCATTTTGAGAAATTCCTATCAAAACAGCCGGCAGTTCCAGAAAAGTATCAGCAGACACTAAGAGAAGCGGCTTATCTCAACTGGACTTGTACAGCCAATGCAGAAGGTCTTCTTAAAAGAAAAGCCGTTTACATGTCTAACAGCAACTTCCCAGGCGTATGGAGCTGGGACAACGCCTTTAACGGTTTAGCTCTTGCAGGTGTTGATAATCAGCTCGCATGGGATCAGTTTCAGCTGCTCTTTGATCATCAGGACGAACTAGGACAAATCCCCGGATCCGTCAGTGATTCAACGATCCGCTGGAATTTTTGCAAGCCGCCGATTCAAGGATTTTTTGTATTAAAAATGATGGAGCGAATCGAACTAACGACTGAGCAGTTAGAGCAGATGTATGACCAGATTAAGTCCCATGTAAGATACTATTTTCGTTATAAAGATTCCAATGGAGACGGAATTTGCGAATATCATCACGGCAACGATTCCGGACAGGATAACAGTACGGTTTTCCGAAATGCCGACGTGATCGACTCCCCGGATTTAACCGCATTTTTAATTAAATCAATGGATATGCTGGCCGTCGTGGCAGATAAGCTGGATCGCCGCCAGGATAAAGCTTACTGGGAAGAAGAATCGAAGAAGGTCACGGAGAGATTCTGCGACTATTTCCTTGTCGACGACCTTCCAGTGGCCCGCTTTATGAGAACCGGGGAAATCATTGAAAGCCAGAGCATCCTGCCGCTGGTCTCTATAATCCTGGCTGATAAACTGCCTAAATCAGCAAGAGAAAATATGATTAACGAGCTCAGCAGCGATAAGCATTTAACTGATTGGGGAATAGCCTCAGAGGCTCTCAACAGTTCTTACTATGAAGAAGATGCTTACTGGAGAGGACCGATTTGGGCACCGACCACCCTCCTTTTCATCGATGCCTTTGAGGAATGCGGCGAACGTGAATTAGCTTCAGAAGTTGCGGAGAAATTTTTGAAAATGTGTAAACACAATGGATTTGCAGAAGTATTCCATGCAGAAACCGGTG
- a CDS encoding glycoside hydrolase family 32 protein — translation MKKKLTKKSLLWTLIVLSSLFLLTLGVLWINQPEEQEEEPSIDKTHRADYHFTAPDHWKNDPQKPIYLDGKYHYYYLYNGDYPSGNGTEWRHAVSKDLIHWKDEGVAIPKYTNENGDPWSGSVVVDKNNTAGFGEDAVVAIVTQPSANGKQEQYLWYSTDKGQTFNSYSDEPVMANPGAEDFRDPKIIWDKNTEKWVLLMAEGTKIGFYESENLKDWNYTGGFQTEDIGLVECPDLYMMRADDGTLKWVLGASANGKSIGKPNTYAYWTGEYNGQEFIADNENPKWLDYGFDWYGGVTFADGTSEDKLSYRYALAWMNNWDYANNTPTMNEGFNGLDSIVRKIELKKSEDNTYHLTSQPNENLDKLTKSKDFYEKIEVDGAKTLKSKGTAYQIEADVSWSELENLGLRLRESDDLTRNVNVGISAKGSYSYVNRGSTDQPDDSGDYVESQAPFDGIKKNVHLKILVDKTSIEVFIDDGKVAHSQRIFPPLEDEGITLFSEGGQAVFENVAIKHFQSIHKQNEPDQQTP, via the coding sequence ATGAAGAAAAAATTAACAAAGAAATCACTTCTTTGGACATTAATTGTCCTCTCCTCTCTCTTTCTTTTAACCCTCGGGGTATTATGGATCAACCAGCCAGAAGAACAGGAAGAGGAACCAAGCATTGATAAGACGCACCGTGCCGATTACCATTTCACTGCACCGGACCATTGGAAAAATGACCCGCAGAAACCAATTTATTTAGATGGAAAATATCATTATTATTACCTATATAACGGAGACTATCCAAGTGGCAATGGAACCGAGTGGCGTCATGCTGTATCCAAGGATTTAATTCACTGGAAAGATGAAGGAGTCGCCATTCCAAAGTATACGAATGAAAACGGTGATCCATGGTCTGGTTCTGTTGTTGTTGATAAAAACAATACAGCAGGATTTGGAGAAGATGCTGTAGTGGCAATCGTTACGCAGCCTTCTGCTAATGGAAAACAGGAGCAATACCTTTGGTACAGTACGGATAAAGGCCAAACGTTCAACTCATATAGTGACGAGCCGGTGATGGCTAACCCTGGCGCGGAAGATTTCAGAGATCCGAAAATCATCTGGGATAAAAACACGGAAAAATGGGTGTTGCTGATGGCGGAAGGCACAAAAATTGGCTTTTACGAGTCTGAGAATCTAAAAGACTGGAACTATACCGGCGGATTTCAAACCGAAGATATTGGATTGGTCGAATGCCCTGACCTTTATATGATGCGGGCAGACGACGGTACTTTGAAGTGGGTCCTAGGGGCAAGCGCCAACGGTAAATCGATTGGTAAACCTAACACCTATGCCTACTGGACCGGTGAATATAATGGACAGGAATTTATCGCCGACAATGAAAATCCAAAGTGGCTGGACTATGGATTTGATTGGTATGGCGGCGTTACCTTTGCCGATGGAACGAGTGAGGATAAGCTAAGCTATCGTTACGCGTTAGCATGGATGAATAATTGGGATTACGCCAATAATACTCCAACGATGAATGAAGGTTTCAATGGCTTGGATTCTATCGTCCGTAAAATTGAATTAAAGAAAAGTGAGGATAATACGTATCACCTCACCTCTCAGCCTAACGAGAACTTAGACAAGTTAACGAAGTCGAAGGATTTTTATGAAAAAATCGAGGTCGATGGAGCAAAAACATTGAAATCGAAAGGGACAGCTTATCAGATTGAAGCCGATGTATCCTGGTCAGAGCTCGAGAACTTAGGTTTACGCCTTCGAGAATCAGACGATCTAACCCGGAATGTCAATGTTGGAATTTCTGCAAAAGGCAGCTACTCTTATGTAAATCGCGGGTCAACAGATCAGCCGGATGATAGCGGAGATTACGTGGAGAGCCAAGCCCCATTTGATGGCATTAAAAAGAATGTCCATTTAAAAATACTAGTAGATAAAACGAGTATTGAAGTATTTATTGATGATGGAAAAGTCGCCCATTCTCAACGAATTTTCCCTCCCCTAGAAGATGAGGGGATTACGCTGTTTTCTGAAGGTGGACAGGCTGTTTTTGAAAATGTAGCGATCAAGCACTTTCAATCGATTCATAAGCAGAACGAACCAGATCAACAGACTCCTTAA
- the metE gene encoding 5-methyltetrahydropteroyltriglutamate--homocysteine S-methyltransferase, with translation MAKAISSTIGYPRIGEKREWKKTLEQYWKGNLSKDELLTEMESLRLNDIKKQKAIGIDLIPVGDFSLYDHVLDTSIMFGFIPERFGEQEDRDTLDKYFDIARGNKDAVASEMTKWFDTNYHYIVPEIDGDTEPALTKNRLLPYFLEAKQKLGIIGKPVILGPITFLKLAKGFKPEDFNKLLNKLVPLYIQVIKELESAGAKWIQMDEPILNTTLTDEDITRFKDVYHTINQELNSVKIILQTYFEAVDDYEEVVSLPVDAIGLDFIHDDGANLAALKKHGFPSDKILAAGVINGRNIWKADIDQTFTQLETITEDIDKERLIIQPSCSLLHVPVTVSTEKDLDPLLKDTLSFADQKLEETLVLTDGLNKGRKTIENKIQEQTRSIEKLWNSADRNNQRVQKEVEFWKEVNPERNAPFSIRQKIQQDFFKLPLLPTTTIGSLPQTTEIRQGRLKWRRGEWSDNEYGAFIETNIAEWIERQEEIGLDVLIHGEFERNDMVEFFGEKLDGFAFTRYGWVQSYGSRCVKPPIIYGDVALNEPMTVKEISYAQSLTDKPVKGMLTGPITILNWSFVREDLQGSEVTKQIALALQKEIRWLEENNIHMIQVDEPALREGLPLKLNKQQDYLDEAVYAFKLATSPVKDKTQIHTHMCYSEFGEIMDTIDQLDADVISIEAARSHGELIAEFEKQSYAKGIGLGVYDIHSPRVPAVVEMEKSILRALEVLHPRQFWVNPDCGLKTRGISETVTSLTHMVQAAKNIRNKVKQNV, from the coding sequence ATGGCGAAGGCAATTAGTTCAACAATCGGTTATCCTAGAATCGGTGAAAAGCGGGAATGGAAGAAAACACTCGAACAATATTGGAAAGGCAATTTATCTAAAGATGAATTATTAACCGAAATGGAATCTCTTCGGCTGAATGATATTAAAAAGCAAAAAGCTATCGGAATTGATCTTATTCCTGTTGGTGATTTCAGCTTATATGATCACGTGCTTGATACATCGATCATGTTTGGCTTTATCCCTGAACGCTTTGGGGAGCAAGAAGATAGAGATACGCTGGACAAGTACTTTGATATCGCACGCGGTAATAAAGACGCTGTCGCCTCAGAAATGACAAAATGGTTTGATACTAACTATCACTATATTGTTCCAGAAATTGATGGGGATACGGAGCCGGCACTGACAAAGAACCGCCTGCTTCCCTACTTCCTAGAAGCGAAACAAAAGCTTGGAATCATTGGAAAACCGGTAATTCTTGGACCCATTACATTTTTAAAATTAGCCAAAGGGTTCAAACCGGAAGATTTTAATAAGCTGCTGAACAAACTTGTCCCCCTCTACATACAAGTTATAAAAGAGCTTGAAAGTGCTGGTGCTAAGTGGATTCAAATGGATGAACCTATACTGAATACGACTCTGACAGACGAGGATATTACACGATTTAAAGACGTCTATCATACGATTAATCAGGAACTGAACAGCGTAAAAATCATCCTTCAAACTTATTTTGAAGCCGTAGATGATTATGAAGAAGTCGTTTCCCTTCCAGTAGACGCCATCGGTCTTGATTTTATCCATGACGACGGAGCCAATTTAGCCGCCTTGAAAAAGCATGGCTTCCCTAGTGATAAAATTCTTGCAGCAGGGGTTATTAATGGTCGTAACATTTGGAAAGCAGATATAGACCAAACCTTTACACAGCTTGAAACAATCACTGAAGATATAGATAAAGAGCGGCTCATTATCCAGCCTTCCTGCAGTCTGCTGCATGTACCTGTGACGGTTTCTACAGAAAAGGACTTGGATCCCCTGTTAAAAGACACGCTGTCGTTTGCTGACCAAAAACTAGAAGAAACGCTTGTTTTAACAGATGGTTTAAATAAAGGGAGAAAAACCATTGAAAACAAAATACAAGAGCAGACAAGGAGTATCGAGAAACTATGGAATTCAGCTGACCGAAATAATCAAAGAGTCCAAAAGGAAGTGGAGTTTTGGAAGGAAGTAAACCCTGAACGCAATGCTCCCTTCTCCATTCGTCAAAAGATTCAACAGGATTTTTTCAAGCTTCCTTTATTGCCGACGACAACGATCGGCAGTCTTCCACAGACGACGGAAATTCGCCAGGGACGACTCAAATGGCGAAGAGGCGAATGGTCAGATAACGAGTATGGGGCTTTCATTGAAACGAATATTGCAGAATGGATCGAGCGGCAGGAAGAAATAGGACTTGATGTTCTCATCCATGGGGAATTTGAACGGAATGATATGGTTGAGTTCTTTGGTGAAAAGCTTGACGGCTTCGCTTTCACCAGATATGGCTGGGTCCAATCCTATGGATCCCGCTGCGTGAAACCTCCCATTATTTATGGTGATGTCGCTTTAAACGAACCGATGACCGTTAAAGAAATCTCCTATGCACAGTCGCTGACAGACAAACCGGTGAAAGGAATGCTGACCGGCCCGATCACAATCTTAAACTGGTCCTTTGTCCGAGAAGACCTCCAGGGATCTGAGGTCACAAAACAAATCGCTTTAGCGCTGCAGAAAGAAATTAGATGGTTAGAGGAAAACAACATTCACATGATTCAAGTAGATGAACCGGCTCTTCGAGAAGGACTGCCTTTAAAATTAAATAAGCAGCAAGACTATTTAGACGAAGCCGTTTATGCTTTTAAACTCGCCACTTCACCCGTCAAAGACAAAACGCAAATCCACACGCATATGTGCTATTCCGAATTTGGAGAGATTATGGATACGATCGACCAACTGGATGCCGATGTCATCTCTATTGAAGCGGCTCGCAGTCACGGAGAACTGATTGCAGAGTTTGAAAAACAGTCCTATGCAAAAGGAATTGGACTAGGAGTCTACGATATTCATAGTCCACGTGTTCCGGCTGTAGTAGAAATGGAAAAATCTATTCTTCGTGCTTTAGAAGTCCTGCATCCTCGCCAATTTTGGGTGAATCCAGACTGCGGGCTAAAAACACGCGGAATCAGTGAAACGGTTACCTCCCTTACCCATATGGTGCAAGCCGCGAAGAATATTAGAAACAAAGTGAAACAGAATGTATAA
- a CDS encoding ABC transporter substrate-binding protein: protein MKKEILNICLIGTLSLSLSACQNKPETEEKPDVEQEITLNVRNPKVEIASQFEQMVQAYEKEHPNVSIEVHTVGGAMDDFSDLKAQMAAGNGPDIFTNPGYESARIWEHYLEDLSDQPWVDQAYEDALTPIRFNDQIFGMPMNLEGYGFIYNKDLFDQAGIDSLPSTLTELEAAAEKLQQAGITPFATGYYEEWKLGDHLMNIAFAQQKDTKAFIKGLNEGKTSITNNPKFKDLLHLLDVTLEYGSDDPLSTDYSMEVNTFVSGEAAIILQGNWIQPMIDQRSPNMNIGIMPIPINDTTENESLVVNTPSYWVVNKQTTEEKKKEAKKFLNWMVSSEQGQRYMTKHLKFIPAFKHITPDHSGPLAEQTLDYYKEGQTMSSNWFNFPVGVREEFGSATQKYIKNQVTRDQLLQEYQKSWEEAQ, encoded by the coding sequence CTTTCCGCATGCCAGAATAAGCCAGAAACTGAAGAAAAACCCGACGTTGAACAGGAAATTACACTAAATGTACGAAATCCGAAGGTGGAGATTGCTTCTCAATTTGAGCAAATGGTTCAGGCTTATGAAAAGGAACATCCCAACGTAAGTATAGAGGTGCATACGGTCGGTGGAGCAATGGATGATTTCTCTGACCTAAAAGCCCAGATGGCTGCTGGCAATGGACCTGACATTTTCACCAATCCCGGGTACGAGAGCGCACGAATCTGGGAGCACTATTTAGAAGATCTTTCCGATCAGCCATGGGTGGATCAAGCCTATGAGGACGCTTTAACACCGATACGTTTTAATGACCAAATCTTTGGTATGCCCATGAATTTGGAAGGATATGGATTTATATATAACAAAGATTTATTCGATCAAGCCGGTATTGATTCATTACCTTCTACGCTTACTGAATTAGAAGCTGCGGCAGAAAAATTACAGCAGGCAGGAATTACTCCGTTTGCTACGGGATATTACGAAGAATGGAAACTGGGCGACCACCTTATGAATATTGCTTTTGCCCAACAGAAAGACACTAAAGCTTTCATCAAAGGCTTAAATGAAGGGAAAACTTCGATCACAAATAATCCGAAGTTTAAGGATCTCCTCCACCTGTTAGATGTAACTTTAGAATACGGAAGCGACGATCCGCTGTCGACTGATTATAGTATGGAAGTAAATACATTTGTTTCCGGGGAAGCTGCGATCATCCTGCAAGGGAACTGGATACAGCCGATGATTGACCAGCGCTCCCCGAATATGAATATTGGAATCATGCCCATCCCCATTAACGATACTACTGAGAATGAATCATTAGTTGTTAACACACCGAGCTATTGGGTGGTCAATAAACAAACCACTGAAGAGAAGAAAAAAGAAGCGAAGAAGTTTTTAAACTGGATGGTTTCATCCGAGCAAGGCCAGCGCTATATGACAAAGCATTTAAAGTTTATTCCTGCTTTTAAGCACATTACACCAGATCATTCAGGTCCACTGGCTGAGCAGACACTAGATTATTATAAAGAAGGCCAAACGATGTCCTCGAACTGGTTTAATTTCCCCGTTGGTGTTAGAGAAGAATTCGGTTCGGCTACACAAAAATATATAAAGAACCAGGTTACCCGTGACCAATTGCTGCAAGAATATCAGAAGTCCTGGGAAGAGGCTCAGTGA
- a CDS encoding PTS transporter subunit EIIC, with the protein MSFKENVTKIIENVGGASNVNSATHCVTRLRLMLEDESAVDVKKLEENDLVKGVFSASGQFQIIIGPGTVEKVYNEFMKQTGADEVSKDEMKKKNAEKGNLIQKGVRVLADIFIPILPAIVAAGLLLGLNNLLANPGIFFDDQSLLDVYTGWTGFAEFIAVVANTAFTFLPVLITWSAARKFGGSQLLGIVLGLLLVHPELMSAYAYAENPGDVEYWNMFGWDVAKIGYQGQVLPVIFATWLLVWAERHLKSFIPGNLQMIFVAPLALIFAGLLTFIVIGPITMTGSNWITDGILYLFEVSPAIAGGVYGFISAPLVITGMHHIFLGVNLQMAGTLGYVTLWPVSETATLAQGAATLTMFFLLKHNLKLRGVSLTATISAWLGVTEPAIYGINLRFRYPFIAVMIGSAIGSAFIAFQQVKATSVGVGGVLSFLSVYPEHWASYFIGMGITFIVTVGLTLFFSKAKMFHSNNE; encoded by the coding sequence ATGAGTTTTAAAGAAAACGTTACCAAAATTATAGAAAATGTCGGTGGCGCCAGTAACGTAAACAGTGCAACACACTGTGTGACACGGCTGCGTCTGATGCTTGAAGATGAAAGCGCTGTTGATGTGAAGAAATTGGAAGAAAATGATTTAGTCAAAGGAGTTTTCTCTGCAAGCGGGCAATTTCAGATTATTATCGGACCCGGAACGGTAGAAAAAGTTTATAACGAATTTATGAAGCAGACGGGTGCGGATGAAGTTAGTAAAGATGAGATGAAAAAGAAAAATGCGGAAAAGGGGAATCTTATCCAAAAAGGTGTCCGCGTTCTGGCTGATATCTTTATTCCGATTCTGCCGGCAATTGTAGCGGCAGGTTTGCTGCTCGGGTTAAACAACTTACTGGCAAACCCGGGAATCTTTTTTGATGATCAGTCGCTGTTAGATGTTTATACGGGATGGACAGGTTTTGCTGAATTTATAGCTGTTGTGGCCAACACCGCCTTTACGTTCCTGCCTGTATTGATTACCTGGTCGGCTGCAAGGAAATTTGGCGGAAGCCAGCTGCTCGGGATCGTGCTCGGACTGCTTTTAGTCCACCCGGAGTTAATGTCAGCTTACGCTTATGCTGAGAACCCAGGAGACGTTGAATATTGGAACATGTTTGGCTGGGACGTAGCGAAAATCGGTTACCAGGGACAAGTTCTCCCGGTTATTTTTGCTACATGGCTGTTGGTCTGGGCGGAGAGACATTTGAAGAGCTTTATCCCAGGAAACCTGCAAATGATCTTTGTCGCACCGCTTGCTCTTATTTTTGCCGGACTGCTTACCTTTATCGTCATTGGTCCGATTACAATGACAGGATCTAACTGGATTACAGATGGCATTCTGTATTTGTTTGAAGTATCTCCTGCAATTGCCGGAGGAGTTTATGGATTTATTTCAGCACCTCTTGTTATTACAGGAATGCACCACATCTTCCTAGGAGTAAACCTGCAGATGGCCGGAACACTTGGATATGTTACGCTGTGGCCAGTCAGCGAAACGGCCACGCTTGCGCAAGGCGCAGCTACTTTGACGATGTTCTTCCTTCTTAAACATAATCTAAAACTAAGAGGGGTATCTTTAACAGCAACAATTTCTGCATGGCTCGGGGTTACAGAGCCGGCGATTTACGGGATAAACCTTCGTTTTCGCTATCCTTTCATTGCCGTCATGATCGGAAGCGCAATCGGAAGTGCGTTCATCGCCTTTCAACAAGTAAAAGCTACTTCAGTGGGAGTAGGAGGAGTTCTATCATTCCTTTCTGTCTATCCTGAACACTGGGCTTCTTATTTCATCGGGATGGGAATCACGTTTATCGTTACTGTAGGATTAACATTGTTTTTCTCTAAAGCTAAAATGTTTCACTCTAATAACGAATAG
- a CDS encoding glycoside hydrolase family 68 protein: MNLRKLAKTATLVTLSTVILAGGDGLLANAATKDSKDHNEDYGISQITRSDVSSMIEQHGNPNFEVPKFDESTIKNIPSATKKDENGNEMRMDVWDTWPLQNADGTVAEYNGYHILFGLAGDPDNPNDTFIYMFYKDADDKSIDDWKNAGRVFDEDDKYKANDKYLKDQSEEWSGSATFTSDGEIRLFYTNRTEFNTEKELYGKQTLTTAQVNVSEPKNGTLNVDGVEDHKSIFEGGDGSVYQNVQQAFGGGDINWNENHTFRDPHYIEENGRKYLVFEANTGTDFGYSGEKSLYNKAYYGNSEEYFQEEKANLLESPKREFAELANGAIGIIEINDDYTLKKVMDPLVASNTVTDEIERPNIFKKDGKWYLFTSARGSKMTIDGIDDEDIYLLGYVANSLTGEFKPMNKTGIVLHHDLDPYDVTWNYAHYAIPQENSDEVVVTSYMTNRGYFEEEKSTFAPSFKLELNNKKSSVVEDSILEQGQIVDEE; the protein is encoded by the coding sequence ATGAACTTAAGAAAGCTGGCCAAAACAGCAACCTTAGTCACGCTTAGTACAGTAATTTTAGCAGGTGGTGACGGATTACTAGCAAATGCGGCAACAAAAGATTCCAAAGATCACAATGAAGACTACGGAATTTCGCAAATTACTCGTTCAGATGTAAGCAGTATGATTGAGCAGCACGGGAATCCAAATTTTGAAGTACCTAAATTCGATGAATCTACTATCAAAAATATCCCTTCAGCCACTAAAAAAGACGAGAACGGTAATGAAATGAGAATGGATGTATGGGATACATGGCCGCTTCAGAATGCCGATGGAACAGTAGCAGAATATAATGGTTATCACATCCTCTTCGGTTTAGCAGGAGATCCTGATAACCCTAATGACACCTTTATCTATATGTTCTATAAAGATGCAGACGATAAATCTATTGACGACTGGAAGAACGCCGGGCGAGTATTCGACGAAGATGACAAATACAAAGCCAACGATAAATACTTAAAAGACCAATCAGAAGAATGGTCCGGTTCAGCAACCTTCACTTCTGATGGGGAAATTCGTTTATTCTATACAAACCGCACAGAATTTAACACAGAAAAAGAGCTTTACGGAAAACAGACGCTGACAACAGCGCAGGTGAACGTTTCTGAACCAAAAAACGGCACCCTTAATGTAGACGGTGTAGAAGATCATAAATCTATCTTCGAAGGCGGCGACGGATCCGTTTACCAAAACGTCCAACAAGCTTTCGGCGGCGGTGACATTAACTGGAATGAAAACCATACATTTAGAGATCCTCACTACATCGAGGAAAACGGCCGCAAATACTTAGTGTTTGAAGCAAATACAGGTACTGACTTTGGATATTCTGGAGAAAAATCTCTTTACAACAAAGCATATTACGGAAATAGTGAAGAATACTTCCAGGAAGAGAAAGCTAACTTGCTGGAAAGTCCTAAAAGAGAATTTGCAGAACTAGCGAATGGCGCTATTGGCATTATTGAAATCAATGACGACTACACGCTTAAGAAAGTTATGGATCCATTAGTTGCTTCTAATACCGTAACGGATGAAATTGAACGTCCTAACATTTTCAAGAAAGATGGCAAGTGGTACTTGTTCACAAGTGCCCGCGGTTCGAAGATGACCATTGACGGCATCGATGATGAAGATATTTACCTGTTAGGTTACGTTGCGAATTCCTTAACAGGAGAATTCAAGCCGATGAACAAAACAGGAATTGTCCTGCACCATGACCTTGACCCTTATGATGTAACGTGGAATTACGCGCACTACGCCATTCCTCAAGAAAATAGCGACGAAGTTGTCGTCACAAGTTATATGACAAACAGAGGTTATTTTGAAGAGGAAAAGTCAACTTTCGCCCCAAGCTTTAAGTTAGAGCTTAATAATAAGAAATCTTCTGTCGTAGAAGACAGCATTCTAGAACAAGGACAAATTGTTGACGAAGAATAG